gggcaccgcctcgggaactgcatcgagcaccgcctcgggaactgcatcgagcaccgcctcgggaactgcatcgggctccgcctcgggaactgcatcgggcaccgcctcgggaactgcatcgggaactgcatcgggcttcgcctcgggaactgcatcgggcaccgcctcgggaactgcatcgggcaccgcctcggaaacagcatcgggcaccgcctcgggaactgcatcgggcaccgcctcgggaactgcatcgggctccgcctcgggaactgcatcgggctccgcctcgggaactgcatcgggctccgcctcggaaacagcatcgggctccgcctcgggaacagcatcgggcaccgcctcgggaacagcatcgggctccgcctcgggaactgcatcgggctccgcctcgggaactgcatcgggcaccgcctcggaaacagcatcgggcaccgcctcgggaacagcatcgggcaccgcctcgggaactgcatcgggctccgcctcgggaacagcatcgggctccgcctcgggaacagcatcgggctccgcctcgggcaccgcctcgggaactgcatcgggcaccgcctcgggaactgcatcgggcaccgcctcgggaactgcatcgagcaccgcctcgggaactgcatcgagcaccgcctcgggaactgcatcgggctccgcctcgggaactgcatagggcaccgccttggaaacagcatcgggcaccgcctcgggaactgcatcgggaactgcatcaggcttcgcctcgggaactgcatcgggctccgcctcgggaactgcatcgggcaccgcctcggaaacagcatcgggcaccgcctcgggaactgcatcgggctccgcctcgggaactgcatcgggctccgcctcgggaactgcatcgggcaccgcctcggaaacagcatcgggcaccgcctcgggaacagcatcgggcaccgcctcgggaactgcatcgggcttcgcctcgggaacagcatcgggcaccacctcgggaacgacctcggcctcgggaacagcatcgggcaccgcctcgggaactgcatcgggctccgcctcgggaacagcatcgggctccgcctcgggaacagcatcgggcaccgcctcgggaactgcatcgggcaccgcctcggaaactgcatcgagcaccgcctcgggaactgcatcgagcaccgcctcgggaactgcatcgggcaccgcctcgggaactgcatcgggctccgcctcgggaactgcatcgggcaccgcctcggaaacagcatcgggaactgcatcgggcttcgcctcgggaactgcatcgggcttcgcctcgggaactgcatcgggcaccgcctcgggaactgcatcgggctccgcctcgggaactgcatcgggcaccgcctcggaaacagcatcgggcaccgcctcgggaactgcatcgggctccgcctcgggaactgcatcgggctccgcctcgggaactgcatcgggcaccgcctcggaaacagcatcgggcaccgcctcgggaacagcatcgggcaccgcctcgggaactgcatcgggcttcgcctcgggaacagcatcgggcaccacctcgggaacgacctcggcctcgggaacagcatcgggcaccgcctcgggaactgcatcgggctccgcctcgggaacagcatcgggctccgcctcgggaacagcatcgggcaccgcctcgggaactgcatcgggcaccgcctcggaaactgcatcgggcaccgcctcgggaactgcatcgagcaccgcctcggaaactgcatcgggcaccgcctcggaaactgcatcgagcaccgcctcgggaactgcatcgagcaccgcctcgggaactgcatcgggctccgcctcgggaactgcatagggcaccgcctcggaaacagcatcgggcaccgcctcgggaactgcatcgggaactgcatcgggcttcgcctcgggaactgcatcgggcaccgcctcgggaactgcatcgggcaccgcctcggaaacagcatcgggcaccgcctcgggaactgcatcgggcaccgcctcgggaactgcatcgggctccgcctcggaaacagcatcgggcaccgcctcgggaaccgcatcgggtaccgcctcgggaactgcatcgggaactgcatcgggcaccgcctcgggaactgcatcgggcaccgcctcgggaactgcctcgggctccgcctcgggaacagcagctgcctgtctcctcctccgtcctctacgatggggagtcggtggcgttgagtcggccatcttgtgctgtggtgctgggctggcggccatcttgggctgtgacgctaggttggcggccatcttgggctgtggggctgggctggtggccatcttgggttgtggggctgggttggcggccatcctgtgctgtggggttgggctggcgcccatcttgtgctgtggggctgagctggcagccttgtctggacactctggtgtggttgttgcatcccactgggcacgatggtgcaggtaattggtaaacccccaaaagtccagtatctctaaccccttcatctcccatgaaggtaaaggatcatccaggcaattattaaataaatcctttagtgctgcatcattgtaacctagcccgactgccatagtccaaaacaattgcgccaggccacccacctcacttccctcttgatgaagggtgattaagttctggtatctccccctccgttcctccatggtggctggggaaccgattcgaaatcccacaccgctggatctaggcatgacggagtccttctgtcacgataggtattggggaaaaacacaaagagagggtagatccaaatgcaggtaagggttttatttaaacagaggggtaaatacaaaataaacagtcatgagagacaaatcaaacaaaaagggaaccggatgaaacggggaactcggaagaacggaaaggtagaggaagtctgatgtcattgtgtttcaggtccatcagtcttgctttgtcttaccctatgtgtctcattctctcgttccaccagacttcctctacctttccgttcttccgagttccccgtttcatccggttccctttttgtttgatttgtctctcatgactgtttattttgtatttacccctctgtttaaataaaacccttacctgcatttggatctaccctctctttgtgtttttccccaatacctatcgtgacagaaggactccgtcatagactaagacagactgggtatttatacacagaaggataattgggaaacaggagacaggtggggtgaacaatcaatcaggtaacaaggaggaaggtgaccatataagggaacaggaagtgatctgggacaggcaccgtgagaaggaggacatctagtggaaccccggggaacaacaacccagacactgtgacagacagcgcctatttaaaaatatttttggccgATCTCGGAGACAgtgatcatgtatccgccgagagcagcctcacttCGGCTTgatcttctgatgtgtgccgctggctttgatgtctctttagtggttaaacataaactataattcagctgcggggtaaatctaacaggttttctttggtctgtattcaatttatttatacgttaaaataaaaattaaaaaggcaaattcattgtaatggctgtatatacacatatccctgaactaagtacatttctgcagctgttagtatgttaaaatgaaaacgtaaggaggcagtggtatttgatgtcctattttgttttattgtaaatatacagagagggagattgcagtagccatggtcagctggCTGATGTTAATcgagtacgctgctgtttgcagaattactggaTTTGCGTCGTCgtcgcagacatcacactcctgagtcgaatgcacaaagtctgtactaccgaggatgcacgtctaaaatcagcgtactttgtattgagaaacgtgcgcagacctatgtcaccagtctatttgcctaatcttcccggtactttacaccgcggtggaaacacagaaagctacaggtctggggggaaaaagttcctgggaaaaaaagttcctggtacaaatgttccgggtaatttcggtggaaacgcggcataagaaACAGAGCCTGATAAGTTACTGATATGAACAGTGGTGGTAAGTAACAGAGTGAAAATActactttacttaagtatttttttcggggatctgtactttacttgagtatgttttatttgcatctatTTCACTCTTACTCCACTtctttattaaagacaaaaagttactttttactccgatacatttccccatgccagcttcaagtatttattacactgattttacaaaccaatgaaaatgttggatttcttttgaaaaaaaagaacGTGCGACTTCACGAGTTCTTTGCCAACACACGCTCACGCAGCAGTTAGTTTGAGGTGGAAGATGACCGCTAAAATAGGTGATAGTGCAGCTCTTGCTGCCCGCAATGATCCCGAGATTCCCGACACCGACAGGGATCACCCATGGCCATATCTCAAGGATATGTTTAAATTCACTGCAGTCAAGGGAGATTCTTATTGGCTGAAATGTCTTCTTTGCCTGCCACGGGTGAATGAAATTTCAGGAGggcatgcacctctcatcagtaaagacgctcctgtaattagaagtatatctccagcatgtgcgttcagatcagggttgccaggttttcacaacaaatcctgaccagttgcttctcaaaactagtccaaaactatcACAAACGCGTTTCCAggataaaaaattgcttcccggggttaaaatatacgtttattgggagggttgccttggtaaaagtCACATTTTAGGCGCTAAATGTCAagttattgggattggggttTCTTCAAccggcggacatgaaaaacaaccacagacttggcaacactggttcaggtggagcggcagttacacagagccatagtccaccgacaactaacacaaaatcaaaattgagaaaaaaatcgattttgtgtagattgtcagtgatttcggctctgtgtagtatatgccaaccagtgttgccaagtctgtggttgtttttcatgtccgcaggtcgaagcgacaataccaataacgtgatatttatcccctaaaatgcaaatgacagatttttcatttttgggagaactaactctttaaagagGTGGTTCTTCTCCATTAATATTCTGAATCAGTCTTAACTTGTATCTTGCACATCTTCTGTTTGTTGCAGCTATGATGTTATGGAACATGTTTATTGAAAGTTCAATCCCTATACTGCGATAAGCttcttcattgtctcttttgattgtaaatctaacaaattcttaagtatctaatctcatcatttgttcaattaaaacactgcatatcactcccaaaacaactgatctgcttaattattgatatttacagttaatctgaatatttactttttacttccggtacttaagtatgttttaaatcggatacttttgtacttttactcaagtgatgtttgaatggaggactttctacttttactggagtcattttttatttagatacatctaCTTTTACTTATAAGTTAGTATACTAATATTTAGTATAACTTCTAAGTACTTTTACCACCCCTGGATTTGAAACACTTTACATTGGTGGCAACATCGAGTGGAGTGAGAAAAATTTGGCTTTAAAATGTTGCTAAGCCTAAAAATGAGTAGCCCACAcactttggtaaaaaaaaataaaataataaataaataaattatatatatctatatatagacttaaaaataattgtaataatttttacatatggatataaactaaataaaaataataatgattgttatattattactaattaaataattaatattaattatttaaaaaattggttAATCATCAGTTTAAAACAtattacacataataataataatattattattattaatataaatttttaaatgttatatgtatataatggctatatctatatatattttgtaaaggaGCATTTGATATCACATATATAAAATGACAGTCCTTTACTCTCTCTTGTGTGTAGTGTAGTCTCAGGCCGTGGAAGGATGCTGATGGTGTGCATCAGTGCATGTGTGCAGGTGTTTCTGTGTTCCTCGTGTCTCTGATCTGGAGTCTGTCTCTTCCTCTGCAGACGTGCTGTGAGTGCTGTCTGCTCGGCCGGGCGGCCCAGGAGCGAGGTTTGTCATGTGACCTCACCCTCGCCGTGTGGTATCAGTGCGGTCTGGTGTCCCGCGCCTGCTGTGTGGACCGATCGCCCAACAGCGACGGGAAGCCTGCACCGGGTGAGAACAAGCAAACATGGAGAACCCACAGTCGTGCATCCCTCAAACCCTCTGATATCGATATCCACAGATGCTTCTACAGATACTATTACACCAGAACGGGGGTTTTGCATGTAATCTTGAAAGTACAATGGAAAACCAGTCTGTTTAAGGATCAGGAGAGGAAGAAAATGGACATGAAACTTTAATTTCTGAACTTTATGGTgcaaaaaactgtaatgtttacATAAGTAACACTACAAAATCAACCGACTTAATACAAAAGCTTGAAGACAGAAGGAGACGGAAAAATATTTGatagaaaatgttattaaaattatatatatatatatatatatatatatatatatatatatatatatatatatatatatatatatattttgaataattatattttgcattattaattttttttaggctacaaaaattatatatatatattatatgtatatatatatatatatattatatataaacacacacactataaattaattttatgaaaatattataaaaataacattttaagtattattattaattgttaaaaaattatTGGTTAATGGacggtttaaataaaaaaatattgaatctaAAGATaagtatttttatacatttattgtttatatatatatatatatatatatatatatatatacatatataatacaacattttatattacattaagttTTAAggctacacacactcacacatatgtgtgtgtatatatatatatatatatatatatatatatatatatatatatatatatatatatatatatatatatatatacacacacacacgttttttaTATAGTCAACATTATATAGTATAATTCTAATatgtaaaacatattattttatttagtttcttgACAGTTTTCTTGGGATTTACCCGTAGTTAATATCTCAatattaaagggctagttcacccaaaaatgacaattggtGTGTGTTTCACTCAGCCTCGAAGCATCCCAGCTgtacatgactttcttctgtcataagaatccaatcagagttatattaaaaatgtctctTTCAAGCTTTATAATAGCACGGACAGGTGTctctgttcaacagtccaaaagaagcCTAATAAAGCGCATCCATCCATATTAAACCTGCAGGGGGTTTAATAAAGGCCTCCTCGATGTCTTGTGAAAACCACCGTCTGTTAACacgagcaaaggaagcaaagttacCTCCAAAAAAAcgagtctcctcttggcttatatagAAATCCTCCGACATTCTTCTTCACAAATCTttcaaaagaagaaagtcatatacacctaggatgcgtCGAGGGTGAGTGAAACGCatgcaaattgtcatttttgggtgaactaaccctataATCAGGTCAGTTTAGTCTCTGGAGTGAACAGTTGAGAGAAGATGAGCTCTTCTGCCCTCTAGTGCTCACGGACTGACGTCACACTTCAGCACTTATTAATAACACATTCATAGATGCAACTCACTTTCTTAGATCAAAATAGGTCAATGTTTTAATGAGGGTGGGGGTCTTGAAAGGGTTAACGAACTCTGGTTGTTTCAGTaagttttgtattgtattttcttGACTCTTTACTTTAAAAGCTATGTCTAAAAgggtaatattttatgtttttgaggtTTGAGATGTGGGAACAGTGCATTGCCATCTAATCAACCAATATTGTCTTTAATAGCTTGCATAACACTTCAtcttttattacaattaattttgaGCAAATATATTCAACCTTCAACgagatgttaaaaatgttgttatttaaagaaataccttAAAGTAACGACATATGAGCATGCAAATTCAGTGTGGAGCATATGCATCTTTTTGCATCTCTGACATGAACTCGTTTATGTTTCAAAATGACAGAATTACCATCGCAGGGTGATGCACAAAACACAGAGGAGCAGTGCAAAGGTAACTAGAATCAGTACTATATAATCCTGTAAATGCATCTTAATAATACGTGATGTGCAGATtgttaatgttgtgtgtgtgtttgcaccgAAGCTGCCGGTTGCTCTCAGAGTTGTGTTAACGGCTCTTGTACCTGTTCGGTCGGATACAAGCTGAAGGCGGACAGGAAAACCTGCGAAGGTCAGTAAATGTCCACTAATAAACGGTTTTAATGTGCTTCAGGTCTCTTCAAGAGTCTGAGGGTGGTCAAGTGAATCCTCACAGTTTGGGAAATGAAGACTTCAACTGGATGTCGCTCACTGACCACACTTTTACTCTCCTTTTActtcttttgagtcaatttgtCAGTCAGTTAAACACAAAGCAAACAGCACTTTAAGAACAAGCACAAGTAGATACAATCAAGCAAGCACAAGATTTAAATGGTGGGTTTAAGAGATCGTGGAGCACCATGTaagcagacagtgtgtgtgtgtgtgtgtgtgtgtgtgtgtgtgtgcagacataAACGAGTGTTTGCTGGGCTCTCATCAGTGCAGCGGGGGCGAGCGCTGCATCAACACGCTGGGATCGTTTCGCTGTCAGAGGGTCATCAGCTGCGGGACAGGCTACGAACTCACCGACAACAACAAGTGTgaaggtcagacacacacacacgctcacacgtacacacacacatgcgcacgcacacacacacacacacacacacacgcacgcacacacacacacacacacacacgcacacactttcaCAAACTACTAGGAATGCATGTTTGGGAAGAAACCTAATTGTGATTTTcttaattgtgatttaaaaagcagtaaaaatTCTCTaggtttaatgtgttttttgttttctagGACTGCACAATTTGGTTAAAAATGtgattatatataataacatacagtaataattatgacataatctttataattaaatatatcatgaaaataattaacgaaatcattaaaatatggaACTTAATGTTGGATAAAGAAACTGAAGCATTTCTACAACCTTTTTTAGGataaaatatcaatttttttCTGTGGGGGGGgtgatttaaagaaaataatcccGGTTTAATGCTTGTTTGTAGGGCTGTAAAAAATGTTGTAATtgtatatcaatattttattaataagaatCTCCTTGATTctcctttataataataataataataataataaagaccaCAGCTGTATTTAGCATGCACAGTATGATAAGGCCAGTGTCCTGTGTGTGGTTTCAGACATTGACGAGTGTGAAACCAGCACTCATAACTGCGGAGCTGAGCTGGAGTGTCAGAACACAGTCGGCTCGTTCCGCTGCCGTCCCAGAATGCAGTGCGGCGTGGGATTCATCCAGGACGCTCTCGGGAGCTGCATCGGTGAGACACACTCACTCCAGCTGCCAAACTTCAGAAAGCTCAGAGTCAGGGCGAAATTatcgattttttattttatgtcaaaaatcattagaatattatgtaaagatcatgttccattaagatattttgtacatttcctaccataaatataccaaaatgtaatttttgattagtcacatgcattgctaagaattaattcgGACAAATTTAAAGACGATTTTCTCactgtttatatttttttgcatcctcagattccagattttcaaatagttgtatctcgaccaaatattgtccgatcctaccatacatcaatggaaagcttgtttattcagctttcagatgatgcatattAAGATTGCTATCTATTGATGTGTGgcttgttaggatcggacaatatttggccgagatacaaccaAAATATCACGAAAatagcctttaaagttgtccaaatgaagttcttagcaatgcatattactaatcaaaatttttgttttaatatatttacagtaggaaatttacataatatcttcacggaacatgatctttactttatatcctaatgatttttatttttttgactcatgcaatgtattgttgtctattgctacaaatataccccagagacttcagacagCTTTTGTGCTTGTATTACTGATAAAGTCTtatgttttcctttttattcgAAATATTCCCTAAAGTGTATCTATCTATAGCATGAAAGATCTCGATTCTTAAACATGTGTAAGTCGAtgcattttgcacctttatagattgttagtTGATCTATAACAGATGATGGGCAAAGTAGACTAATAGTGTAATCACTCAatataatcactgaagctgtggAGTTAGCATCCTGCtaacatctgcactttgttgtttctgatgagagagtTCGTCAGGGAGCAGAAATCCTTCAGCGAGCGAGAGAACAGCGATGACTCATCAgaacgcctctgattggtcgATGCACTCATAAGCTCAACGGAATCacgtgtgattggttataatgcttAAGTGCTTAAGAAACACATCTGGGTTAGATGCATTGAACGATCTAATCACACGAGACAAATATTATTAGGCTGTATTTTGTCTTTCGGAAGCTGCATTCAACACCCACTTGGCTTGAAACTCTGGTTTGCGTGTGCATGATGCCTCTGACCGGAGCTCGTAACGTTCCCCTCGTGTGTGACAGATATCAACGAGTGTTTGAGCGTGACAGGACCGTGTCCGTCGGGTCACATGTGCTTCAACACGGTGGGCTCCTACACCTGCCAGAGACACTCGGTGACCTGTGGACGAGGATATCACCTGAACGCCGACGGCTCTCGCTGCGTGGGTACGAAACTATCACGGTCACATGACACATGTTCAGCGTGCAGTCAGAAATGAGCACCATACACACGCTTGCACTCAGAAATACACTTTGTGTTGATGCAGGAGCACTATATAACTAACATCAGAAGGGGGAATAGCAAAAAATATACGTATGCTTGAAAAACCTACAAAAAACAATCAGACCTAAATAATTcatacatttcacacacacacacttaatttttaagtacataatttcatttaaaatacatgttttaatggTAAAATATAGTTTTGCTATTTTTTCATATAGAGGTAATGTTGAATTTAGATAAGTAAGGCAAATAATACATTTAGCGCAAAGTGAAAATTTGAAAaatttgaaaatttgaaaatttgaaatttgaaatatatatatatatatatatatatatatatatatatatatatatatatatatatatatatatatatatatatatatatatatttacatacacacagaaagtatatgtaatatatatttgatttttgtagatttat
The sequence above is drawn from the Carassius gibelio isolate Cgi1373 ecotype wild population from Czech Republic chromosome B25, carGib1.2-hapl.c, whole genome shotgun sequence genome and encodes:
- the LOC128014137 gene encoding titin-like isoform X5; the encoded protein is MPRSSGVGFRIGSPATMEERRGRYQNLITLHQEGSEVGGLAQLFWTMAVGLGYNDAALKDLFNNCLDDPLPSWEMKGLEILDFWGFTNYLHHRAQWDATTTPECPDKAASSAPQHKMGASPTPQHRMAANPAPQPKMATSPAPQPKMAANLASQPKMAASPAPQHKMADSTPPTPHRRGRRRRQAAAVPEAEPEAVPEAVPDAVPEAVPDAVPDAVPEAVPDAVPEAVPDAVSEAEPDAVPEAVPDAVPEAVPDAVSEAVPDAVPEAVPDAVPEAKPDAVPDAVPEAVPDAVSEAVPYAVPEAEPDAVPEAVLDAVPEAVLDAVSEAVPDAVSEAVLDAVPEAVPDAVSEAVPDAVPEAVPDAVPEAEPDAVPEAEPDAVPEAVPDAVPEAEVVPEAVPDAVPEAEPDAVPEAEPDAVPEAVPDAVSEAVPDAVPEAEPDAVPEAKPDAVPDAVPEAVPDAVSKAVPYAVPEAEPDAVPEAVLDAVPEAVLDAVPEAVPDAVPEAVPDAVPEAVPEAEPDAVPEAEPDAVPEAEPDAVPEAVPDAVPEAVPDAVSEAVPDAVPEAEPDAVPEAEPDAVPEAVPDAVPEAEPDAVSEAEPDAVPEAEPDAVPEAEPDAVPEAVPDAVPEAVPDAVSEAVPDAVPEAVPDAVPEAKPDAVPDAVPEAVPDAVPEAEPDAVPEAVLDAVPEAVLDAVPEAVPDAVPEAEPDAVPEAEPDAVPEAEPDAVPEAVPDAVPEAEVVPEAVPDAVPEAEPDAVPEAEPDAVPEAVPDAVPEAVPDAVPEAVPEVVPEAVPDVVPEAVSVTVPEAVTTRPWWSSAPPWETLAVTTRTWWSSAPPWGTLAVTTRTWWSSAPPWGTLVMTMRTWWSSAPTWRTPASTTETWWSSAPPWRALALTTRLWWSSAPS
- the LOC128014137 gene encoding titin-like isoform X2; translated protein: MPRSSGVGFRIGSPATMEERRGRYQNLITLHQEGSEVGGLAQLFWTMAVGLGYNDAALKDLFNNCLDDPLPSWEMKGLEILDFWGFTNYLHHRAQWDATTTPECPDKAASSAPQHKMGASPTPQHRMAANPAPQPKMATSPAPQPKMAANLASQPKMAASPAPQHKMADSTPPTPHRRGRRRRQAAAVPEAEPEAVPEAVPDAVPEAVPDAVPDAVPEAVPDAVPEAVPDAVSEAEPDAVPEAVPDAVPEAVPDAVSEAVPDAVPEAVPDAVPEAKPDAVPDAVPEAVPDAVSEAVPYAVPEAEPDAVPEAVLDAVPEAVLDAVSEAVPDAVSEAVLDAVPEAVPDAVSEAVPDAVPEAVPDAVPEAEPDAVPEAEPDAVPEAVPDAVPEAEVVPEVVPDAVPEAKPDAVPEAVPDAVPEAVPDAVSEAVPDAVPEAEPDAVPEAEPDAVPEAVPDAVSEAVPDAVPEAEPDAVPEAVPDAVPEAKPDAVPEAKPDAVPDAVSEAVPDAVPEAEPDAVPEAVPDAVPEAVLDAVPEAVLDAVSEAVPDAVPEAVPDAVPEAEPDAVPEAEPDAVPEAVPDAVPEAEVVPEAVPDAVPEAEPDAVPEAEPDAVPEAVPDAVSEAVPDAVPEAEPDAVPEAKPDAVPDAVPEAVPDAVSKAVPYAVPEAEPDAVPEAVLDAVPEAVLDAVPEAVPDAVPEAVPDAVPEAVPEAEPDAVPEAEPDAVPEAEPDAVPEAVPDAVPEAVPDAVSEAVPDAVPEAEPDAVPEAEPDAVPEAVPDAVPEAEPDAVSEAEPDAVPEAEPDAVPEAEPDAVPEAVPDAVPEAVPDAVSEAVPDAVPEAVPDAVPEAKPDAVPDAVPEAVPDAVPEAEPDAVPEAVLDAVPEAVLDAVPEAVPDAVPEAEPDAVPEAEPDAVPEAEPDAVPEAVPDAVPEAEVVPEAVPDAVPEAEPDAVPEAEPDAVPEAVPDAVPEAVPDAVPEAVPEVVPEAVPDVVPEAVSVTVPEAVTTRPWWSSAPPWETLAVTTRTWWSSAPPWGTLAVTTRTWWSSAPPWGTLVMTMRTWWSSAPTWRTPASTTETWWSSAPPWRALALTTRLWWSSAPS
- the LOC128014137 gene encoding titin-like isoform X3, translated to MPRSSGVGFRIGSPATMEERRGRYQNLITLHQEGSEVGGLAQLFWTMAVGLGYNDAALKDLFNNCLDDPLPSWEMKGLEILDFWGFTNYLHHRAQWDATTTPECPDKAASSAPQHKMGASPTPQHRMAANPAPQPKMATSPAPQPKMAANLASQPKMAASPAPQHKMADSTPPTPHRRGRRRRQAAAVPEAEPEAVPEAVPDAVPEAVPDAVPDAVPEAVPDAVPEAVPDAVSEAEPDAVPEAVPDAVPEAVPDAVSEAVPDAVPEAVPDAVPEAKPDAVPDAVPEAVPDAVSEAVPYAVPEAEPDAVPEAVLDAVPEAVLDAVSEAVPDAVSEAVLDAVPEAVPDAVSEAVPDAVPEAVPDAVPEAEPDAVPEAEPDAVPEAVPDAVPEAEVVPEAVPDAVPEAEVVPEVVPDAVPEAKPDAVPEAVPDAVPEAVPDAVSEAVPDAVPEAEPDAVPEAEPDAVPEAVPDAVSEAVPDAVPEAEPDAVPEAKPDAVPDAVPEAVPDAVSKAVPYAVPEAEPDAVPEAVLDAVPEAVLDAVPEAVPDAVPEAVPDAVPEAVPEAEPDAVPEAEPDAVPEAEPDAVPEAVPDAVPEAVPDAVSEAVPDAVPEAEPDAVPEAEPDAVPEAVPDAVPEAEPDAVSEAEPDAVPEAEPDAVPEAEPDAVPEAVPDAVPEAVPDAVSEAVPDAVPEAVPDAVPEAKPDAVPDAVPEAVPDAVPEAEPDAVPEAVLDAVPEAVLDAVPEAVPDAVPEAEPDAVPEAEPDAVPEAEPDAVPEAVPDAVPEAEVVPEAVPDAVPEAEPDAVPEAEPDAVPEAVPDAVPEAVPDAVPEAVPEVVPEAVPDVVPEAVSVTVPEAVTTRPWWSSAPPWETLAVTTRTWWSSAPPWGTLAVTTRTWWSSAPPWGTLVMTMRTWWSSAPTWRTPASTTETWWSSAPPWRALALTTRLWWSSAPS
- the LOC128014137 gene encoding titin-like isoform X1; the encoded protein is MPRSSGVGFRIGSPATMEERRGRYQNLITLHQEGSEVGGLAQLFWTMAVGLGYNDAALKDLFNNCLDDPLPSWEMKGLEILDFWGFTNYLHHRAQWDATTTPECPDKAASSAPQHKMGASPTPQHRMAANPAPQPKMATSPAPQPKMAANLASQPKMAASPAPQHKMADSTPPTPHRRGRRRRQAAAVPEAEPEAVPEAVPDAVPEAVPDAVPDAVPEAVPDAVPEAVPDAVSEAEPDAVPEAVPDAVPEAVPDAVSEAVPDAVPEAVPDAVPEAKPDAVPDAVPEAVPDAVSEAVPYAVPEAEPDAVPEAVLDAVPEAVLDAVSEAVPDAVSEAVLDAVPEAVPDAVSEAVPDAVPEAVPDAVPEAEPDAVPEAEPDAVPEAVPDAVPEAEVVPEAVPDAVPEAEPDAVPEAEPDAVPEAVPDAVSEAVPDAVPEAEPDAVPEAVPDAVPEAKPDAVPEAKPDAVPDAVSEAVPDAVPEAEPDAVPEAVPDAVPEAVLDAVPEAVLDAVSEAVPDAVPEAVPDAVPEAEPDAVPEAEPDAVPEAVPDAVPEAEVVPEVVPDAVPEAKPDAVPEAVPDAVPEAVPDAVSEAVPDAVPEAEPDAVPEAEPDAVPEAVPDAVSEAVPDAVPEAEPDAVPEAKPDAVPDAVPEAVPDAVSKAVPYAVPEAEPDAVPEAVLDAVPEAVLDAVPEAVPDAVPEAVPDAVPEAVPEAEPDAVPEAEPDAVPEAEPDAVPEAVPDAVPEAVPDAVSEAVPDAVPEAEPDAVPEAEPDAVPEAVPDAVPEAEPDAVSEAEPDAVPEAEPDAVPEAEPDAVPEAVPDAVPEAVPDAVSEAVPDAVPEAVPDAVPEAKPDAVPDAVPEAVPDAVPEAEPDAVPEAVLDAVPEAVLDAVPEAVPDAVPEAEPDAVPEAEPDAVPEAEPDAVPEAVPDAVPEAEVVPEAVPDAVPEAEPDAVPEAEPDAVPEAVPDAVPEAVPDAVPEAVPEVVPEAVPDVVPEAVSVTVPEAVTTRPWWSSAPPWETLAVTTRTWWSSAPPWGTLAVTTRTWWSSAPPWGTLVMTMRTWWSSAPTWRTPASTTETWWSSAPPWRALALTTRLWWSSAPS